The following are encoded together in the Lytechinus variegatus isolate NC3 chromosome 19, Lvar_3.0, whole genome shotgun sequence genome:
- the LOC121406050 gene encoding uncharacterized protein LOC121406050: MAFRIILAILIVGTSSVVEAGLSDQTFTWIDLSAGVAATVGICVFLVGIAFMINDLGFREYLAEVRPNGRPFVQDLPDVNAPEPIGTVFSPSMSDGNDPSVPEKDDDDFTKPSAAVVGFVNEGELPVVLS, translated from the exons ATGGCGTTTCGAATCATTCTGGCAATCTTGATAGTAGGCACATCATCGGTTGTTGAGGCTGGTCTATCAG ATCAAACGTTCACCTGGATCGACCTCTCTGCTGGCGTTGCAGCCACGGTGGGCATATGCGTCTTCCTCGTCGGTATCGCCTTCATGATCAACGACCTCGGCTTCAGGGAGTACTTGGCGGAGGTACGACCGAACGGACGACCCTTCGTCCAAGACCTTCCCGATGTCAATGCCCCCGAACCGATAGGTACCGTCTTCTCCCCGTCGATGAGCGATGGGAATGACCCCTCGGTGCCTGAGAAGGATGATGACGATTTCACCAAACCATCAGCAGCAGTGGTGGGCTTCGTCAACGAGGGGGAACTGCCCGTTGTACTGTCGTAG